In the Haloferula helveola genome, one interval contains:
- a CDS encoding ATP-dependent DNA helicase — MSAPLAAKCLRMIGLAGEQAVPEGFAEEIGRAFSPGGMLAKSRDFEFRPEQMEMAVAVAQALQERRSLVAEAGTGVGKSLAYLLPAARYSLESGRKAIISTHTINLQEQLVHKDIPIVRRLIDDPLPAVLLKGRQNYLCPARLSRARQQTADLFTSSENEELEAIARWSEGTKDGTLSDLDFQPSMKVWLQVCSEAHICTARYCGPRGNCFFQEARKAAADARILVVNHTLFFALMDTGEWSEDGRAQGFLFPDDFAVLDEAHTVEQVAAVQLGLRVSQAGLRFDLQRLYDSRRRKGLLKSYGNASLLRAVEEARVGAERFFEAIGGAVSFGQWSKECRVRDPEVVPNTAGAPLRQLWQEIDAVAELVDNDTSRSELQDASRKLREFHGSIAAFLEQSSEGSVHWVEKTGRDESLLSLHAAPVHVADRLRPLLFGEDKTCVMASATLGVGDPSLKWFRGRVGAEEVEARVIGSPFDYQRQMKVKIWKSMPEPNEPEYAKALVRCIGEAVEASRGRAFVLFTSYRTMRDAANELRAGFERSGWRLLVQGEGMPRHRMIETFREDTDSVLFGTDSFWTGVDVPGEALSNVVVTRLPFAVPDHPLTQSRLEAIEESGGNPFMDYSVPEAILKLRQGVGRLIRTASDSGMVCLLDKRVLSKRYGRLFLQALPEAPREIIG; from the coding sequence ATGTCCGCCCCGCTCGCCGCGAAATGCCTCCGCATGATCGGACTGGCGGGTGAGCAAGCGGTTCCGGAGGGGTTCGCCGAGGAAATCGGGCGTGCCTTCTCGCCGGGCGGCATGCTCGCGAAGTCGCGCGACTTCGAGTTCCGCCCCGAGCAGATGGAGATGGCGGTGGCCGTCGCGCAGGCGCTGCAGGAGCGTCGCTCGCTGGTGGCCGAGGCCGGCACCGGCGTGGGCAAGTCGCTGGCCTACCTGCTGCCCGCCGCACGCTACTCGCTGGAGAGCGGTCGCAAGGCGATCATTTCGACCCACACGATCAACCTGCAGGAACAGCTCGTCCACAAGGACATCCCGATCGTCCGCCGCCTGATCGACGATCCGCTGCCCGCGGTGCTGCTGAAGGGCCGGCAGAACTACCTGTGCCCGGCGCGGCTGAGCCGGGCGCGCCAGCAGACGGCCGACCTCTTCACCTCGAGTGAGAACGAGGAACTGGAGGCGATCGCCCGCTGGTCGGAGGGCACGAAGGACGGCACGCTCAGCGATCTCGACTTCCAGCCGTCGATGAAGGTCTGGCTGCAGGTTTGCTCTGAGGCGCACATCTGCACCGCCCGCTACTGCGGTCCGCGGGGGAACTGCTTCTTTCAGGAAGCCCGCAAGGCGGCCGCCGATGCCCGGATCCTGGTGGTCAACCACACGCTGTTCTTCGCGCTGATGGATACCGGCGAGTGGTCGGAGGACGGCCGTGCCCAGGGATTTCTGTTTCCCGATGACTTCGCGGTTCTCGACGAGGCGCACACGGTCGAGCAGGTGGCCGCGGTCCAGCTCGGGCTGCGGGTCAGCCAGGCCGGCCTGCGGTTCGACCTCCAGCGCTTGTACGACAGCCGTCGTAGAAAAGGCCTGCTGAAGAGCTACGGAAACGCTTCGCTGCTGCGCGCGGTCGAGGAGGCCCGGGTCGGTGCCGAGCGTTTCTTCGAGGCGATCGGCGGCGCGGTCTCGTTCGGCCAGTGGTCGAAGGAGTGCCGGGTCCGCGATCCGGAGGTCGTGCCGAATACGGCCGGCGCGCCGCTGCGGCAGCTCTGGCAGGAGATCGACGCGGTGGCGGAGCTGGTCGACAACGACACCAGCCGCAGCGAGTTGCAGGACGCGTCGCGCAAGCTGCGCGAGTTCCACGGGTCGATCGCGGCCTTCCTCGAGCAGAGCTCGGAGGGCAGCGTCCACTGGGTCGAGAAAACCGGGCGCGACGAGTCATTGCTTTCGCTGCACGCCGCGCCGGTGCATGTGGCCGACCGCCTGCGGCCGCTGCTTTTCGGCGAGGACAAGACCTGCGTGATGGCCAGCGCGACGCTCGGAGTCGGCGATCCGTCGCTCAAGTGGTTCCGTGGCCGCGTCGGCGCCGAGGAAGTCGAGGCGCGGGTCATTGGCAGCCCGTTTGACTACCAGCGGCAGATGAAGGTGAAGATCTGGAAGTCGATGCCCGAACCGAACGAGCCCGAGTACGCCAAGGCGCTTGTCCGTTGCATCGGCGAGGCGGTCGAGGCGAGCCGCGGCCGGGCCTTCGTGCTTTTCACCAGCTACCGGACCATGCGCGACGCCGCCAACGAACTGCGGGCGGGCTTCGAGCGCAGCGGCTGGCGGCTGCTGGTGCAGGGGGAGGGGATGCCGCGCCACCGGATGATCGAGACCTTCCGCGAGGATACCGACAGCGTGCTGTTCGGCACCGACAGCTTCTGGACCGGTGTCGATGTGCCGGGCGAGGCATTGTCGAACGTGGTGGTCACGCGTTTGCCGTTCGCCGTGCCGGACCACCCGCTCACCCAGTCCCGGCTGGAGGCGATCGAGGAAAGCGGAGGCAATCCGTTCATGGATTACTCGGTTCCCGAGGCGATCCTGAAGCTGCGTCAGGGAGTCGGGCGGCTGATCCGGACCGCTTCCGACTCCGGCATGGTCTGCCTGCTCGACAAGCGGGTGCTGAGCAAACGCTACGGACGGTTGTTCCTGCAGGCGCTTCCCGAGGCGCCGCGGGAAATCATCGGGTAG
- a CDS encoding EVE domain-containing protein, whose protein sequence is MKYWLIKSEPDVFGIADLKKAKREPWDGIRNYQARNFMRDEMEIGDLAIFYHSNAKPPGAVGLARVASDAYPDPSQFDEKSKYHDPKSNPDDPRWMLRDFEFVLEFPEMVSLEELKAEKALEGMMVTQRGTRLSITPVTAKHFRKVCSMAGVKVPK, encoded by the coding sequence GTGAAATACTGGCTGATCAAATCGGAGCCCGACGTCTTCGGGATTGCGGACCTGAAGAAGGCGAAGCGCGAGCCGTGGGACGGGATCCGCAATTACCAGGCTCGCAACTTCATGCGCGACGAGATGGAGATCGGCGACCTCGCGATCTTCTACCACTCGAACGCCAAGCCACCCGGGGCGGTGGGACTGGCGCGGGTCGCGAGCGATGCGTACCCGGATCCCAGCCAGTTTGACGAGAAGTCGAAGTATCACGACCCGAAGTCGAACCCGGATGATCCGCGCTGGATGCTCCGCGACTTCGAATTCGTCCTCGAGTTCCCGGAAATGGTCAGCCTCGAGGAACTAAAGGCCGAAAAGGCGCTGGAAGGAATGATGGTCACCCAGCGGGGGACCCGTCTTTCGATTACCCCGGTCACCGCCAAGCATTTCCGCAAGGTCTGTTCGATGGCCGGCGTGAAGGTGCCGAAGTAA
- a CDS encoding Amuc_1101 family PilM-like pilus complex protein, whose protein sequence is MADNQSTIALNIGTQRVSMAVFDTSKSGGLVLKQYDDTAILADPATDTIRASQIRQAVTELVAGMGVKGKVRYSISGQSVFIRFVKLPPLDDDNIEQLVTFEAQQHVPFPLEEVVWDYEILEAGGEKEVVIVAIKADALEETNEGVNATGLGTAEVDVAPMALYNAFRAAYPDVTDPVLLIDVGAKTSDLLYIEGNRFFTRSANVGGAAVTTAIAKEFNVPFAEAEAHKTQGGLVALGGGHTEQLDEATAALAMCIRNAMTRLATEIPRTTNYYRSQHNGNAPKHVYLAGGGANLPYAKEFFEEKLRLPVDYFNPLPAISIGKGVDTDRLSKEAHTMGELVGLGLRGIGKSQLNIDLVPAAVGEARAAEKRKPFLIAAAAIAIVGAALFGVFQMQAAGKAIEAKDDAEAQAKTLSGPANAIQKQVKKEERLKAIASTYIEADKARVFWLEAYQELAAAFASEFVWITDFDPIAGYNPLAEKPEGKSVVKLDFGTIAYGLGALENVSTQAPPPKNSKAERPDPVATPVNAVRLKGYWLQSKENTRSQNIVFDLLDKLKENAADGSHFKFSITQGDGKNTKEVELEKSQLVPTNEAAPAEGEYAAPFEIILPLSEPVPYR, encoded by the coding sequence ATGGCTGACAACCAGTCCACGATCGCCCTCAACATCGGTACCCAGCGGGTCAGCATGGCCGTCTTCGATACGTCGAAGTCGGGCGGGTTGGTCCTGAAACAGTACGACGATACCGCCATTCTCGCCGATCCGGCGACCGACACCATCCGCGCCAGCCAGATCCGGCAGGCCGTGACCGAGCTGGTCGCGGGCATGGGCGTGAAGGGAAAGGTCCGCTACTCGATCTCCGGCCAGTCGGTCTTCATCCGTTTCGTCAAACTGCCGCCGCTGGATGACGACAACATCGAGCAGCTGGTGACCTTCGAGGCCCAGCAACACGTCCCGTTCCCGCTCGAGGAAGTCGTTTGGGACTACGAGATCCTCGAGGCCGGTGGCGAAAAGGAAGTCGTCATCGTCGCGATCAAGGCAGACGCGCTCGAGGAAACCAACGAGGGCGTGAACGCGACTGGACTTGGCACCGCCGAGGTCGATGTCGCCCCGATGGCCCTCTACAACGCCTTCCGCGCCGCTTATCCGGACGTCACCGATCCGGTTCTTCTGATCGACGTCGGCGCCAAGACCAGCGACCTGCTCTACATCGAGGGCAACCGGTTCTTCACCCGCAGCGCCAACGTCGGAGGTGCCGCGGTGACCACCGCGATCGCGAAGGAGTTCAATGTTCCTTTCGCCGAGGCGGAAGCTCACAAGACGCAGGGTGGACTTGTTGCACTGGGCGGTGGCCACACCGAGCAACTCGACGAGGCCACGGCCGCGCTCGCGATGTGCATCCGCAACGCGATGACCCGTCTCGCGACGGAGATCCCGCGCACGACCAACTACTACCGCAGTCAGCACAACGGCAACGCGCCGAAGCACGTTTACCTCGCCGGTGGTGGTGCCAATCTTCCCTACGCCAAGGAGTTCTTCGAAGAGAAACTCCGCCTGCCGGTCGACTACTTCAACCCGCTGCCGGCGATCTCGATCGGCAAGGGCGTCGACACCGACCGCCTTTCGAAGGAAGCCCACACGATGGGTGAACTCGTCGGTCTCGGACTTCGCGGCATCGGCAAGTCCCAGCTCAATATCGATCTCGTTCCGGCCGCGGTCGGCGAGGCCCGCGCGGCCGAGAAACGCAAGCCGTTCCTGATCGCCGCCGCCGCCATCGCGATTGTCGGTGCGGCGCTGTTCGGTGTCTTCCAGATGCAGGCTGCCGGGAAGGCGATCGAAGCCAAGGACGATGCCGAAGCCCAGGCCAAGACCCTCAGCGGTCCGGCCAACGCCATCCAGAAGCAGGTCAAGAAGGAGGAGAGGCTCAAGGCGATCGCCTCGACCTACATCGAGGCCGACAAGGCCCGCGTGTTCTGGCTCGAGGCCTATCAGGAACTCGCCGCAGCTTTCGCCAGCGAGTTCGTGTGGATCACCGACTTCGATCCAATCGCCGGCTACAACCCGCTGGCGGAGAAGCCTGAAGGCAAGTCGGTGGTGAAGCTGGACTTCGGCACCATCGCCTACGGGCTGGGGGCGCTGGAGAACGTGTCGACGCAGGCACCGCCGCCGAAGAACAGCAAGGCGGAGAGGCCCGATCCCGTCGCGACGCCGGTTAACGCGGTCCGCCTGAAAGGCTATTGGCTGCAGAGCAAGGAGAATACCCGGAGCCAGAACATCGTCTTCGACCTCCTCGACAAGCTCAAGGAGAACGCCGCGGACGGCAGCCACTTCAAGTTCTCGATCACCCAGGGCGACGGCAAGAACACCAAGGAGGTCGAGCTCGAAAAGAGCCAGCTGGTCCCCACCAACGAGGCCGCGCCGGCCGAGGGAGAGTATGCGGCACCCTTCGAGATCATCCTCCCGCTGAGCGAACCCGTCCCGTATCGCTGA
- a CDS encoding Amuc_1099 family pilus-like system protein, with amino-acid sequence MSKAPKNIEKILLGAAVVVGGGLAAVGFMKLGKVEEEFSDAGGQPRPGETAVVGAEKVPGVINSLASDRTIAAATVPSDRLKGGERPVDLFIGVPLFAQRENPNEPIDLLNSPDVHDEIPNIWWIENGVSPNFADSPQRDEDGDGFSNLEEFTAKTHPANDNSHPELATKLAYVGDETVTWLLEFGFEAGGKWIPKVEILEGEGKGQKNRVDFQGGLEPGDTFFAEDPFKDRFKFTGIEERKVRNERLNVDETLRFGLFEDLKENKKGEKYEVPNRVPKAQKPDYYHYDRTAILELNAVGEGGKQFKVEENTKFSLPSGGEEKNYLLKRVTPDEIEVEWDADGETKSLVIPRK; translated from the coding sequence ATGTCAAAAGCTCCCAAGAACATCGAAAAGATCCTCCTCGGCGCGGCCGTGGTCGTCGGTGGCGGACTCGCCGCGGTCGGCTTCATGAAGCTGGGCAAGGTTGAAGAGGAATTCTCGGACGCAGGCGGACAGCCGCGGCCGGGGGAGACCGCCGTGGTGGGTGCCGAGAAGGTGCCCGGCGTGATCAATTCACTCGCGAGCGACCGTACGATCGCCGCCGCGACCGTGCCTTCAGACCGACTCAAAGGTGGCGAGCGTCCGGTGGACCTGTTCATCGGCGTGCCGCTTTTCGCCCAGCGCGAGAATCCGAACGAGCCGATCGATCTGCTCAACAGCCCCGACGTCCACGACGAGATCCCCAACATCTGGTGGATCGAAAACGGCGTCTCTCCGAACTTCGCCGATTCGCCGCAGCGCGATGAGGACGGCGATGGCTTCTCGAACCTCGAGGAGTTCACCGCCAAGACCCACCCGGCCAACGATAACAGTCATCCGGAACTCGCGACCAAGCTGGCGTACGTCGGCGATGAGACGGTAACTTGGCTGCTGGAGTTCGGCTTCGAGGCCGGCGGCAAGTGGATCCCGAAAGTCGAGATTCTGGAAGGTGAAGGCAAGGGGCAGAAGAACCGGGTCGACTTCCAAGGTGGTCTTGAGCCGGGCGATACCTTCTTCGCGGAAGATCCCTTCAAGGACCGCTTCAAGTTCACCGGCATTGAGGAACGCAAGGTCCGGAACGAGCGCCTGAACGTGGATGAAACCCTTCGTTTCGGACTGTTCGAAGACCTCAAGGAGAACAAGAAGGGCGAGAAGTACGAAGTCCCGAACCGGGTGCCCAAGGCGCAGAAGCCCGATTACTACCACTACGACCGCACTGCCATCCTCGAGCTCAACGCCGTGGGCGAGGGGGGCAAGCAGTTCAAGGTCGAGGAAAACACCAAGTTCTCGCTGCCCTCCGGTGGTGAGGAGAAGAACTACCTGCTGAAGCGGGTCACACCCGACGAGATCGAGGTCGAGTGGGACGCCGATGGAGAAACCAAGTCCCTCGTCATTCCGAGGAAGTGA
- a CDS encoding Amuc_1100 family pilus-like protein, whose translation MSFQDNKFPIILGTVTAVAAGGLIFWGMKSGGKYATAKEEFDSAQAQIGKMLRANIPPTQDNAREKEKAVTDYEASVADLQKAFDPLRQPKLENIEPSEFQNALLASRKDLIAKFEASGTEMPETFFLGLGKFSDTLPAKKDTGMLNFEMKAFANLLTKLAEAAPDKFKNAYWPGLPNPPQEGDAVVEHPIELTFSGTEASLRKFLSSLDDSKEYFYIVRTMRVKNERASAPNASDARFEKPEEAPKPADPFATGGFVFPDEDPAPAPAEEDGGAEGETPAEEETPAPAPEPEPAGPTDSGEILKQVLGSEKLDVFLRIDVVQFLEPKTP comes from the coding sequence ATGAGTTTCCAGGATAACAAATTCCCGATCATCCTCGGCACCGTCACCGCAGTGGCAGCCGGAGGCTTGATTTTCTGGGGCATGAAGAGCGGCGGAAAGTACGCCACCGCGAAAGAGGAGTTCGATTCCGCCCAGGCGCAGATCGGCAAGATGCTGCGCGCCAACATCCCGCCGACCCAGGACAATGCGCGGGAGAAAGAAAAGGCGGTGACCGACTACGAGGCGAGCGTCGCCGACCTGCAGAAGGCCTTCGATCCGCTCCGTCAGCCGAAGCTCGAAAACATCGAACCGAGCGAATTCCAGAACGCGCTGCTGGCGTCCCGCAAGGACCTCATCGCGAAGTTCGAGGCTTCGGGAACCGAAATGCCGGAGACCTTCTTCCTCGGCTTGGGCAAGTTCTCCGACACTCTTCCGGCGAAAAAGGACACGGGAATGCTGAACTTCGAAATGAAGGCATTCGCGAACCTGTTGACCAAGCTGGCCGAGGCAGCACCGGACAAGTTCAAGAACGCCTACTGGCCCGGCCTGCCGAATCCGCCTCAGGAAGGCGACGCCGTGGTCGAGCACCCGATCGAGCTGACGTTCTCCGGCACCGAGGCATCGCTGCGGAAGTTCCTCAGCTCGCTCGATGACTCAAAGGAATACTTCTACATCGTCCGCACCATGCGGGTGAAGAACGAGCGGGCGAGCGCGCCGAATGCGTCCGATGCCCGCTTCGAGAAGCCGGAAGAAGCGCCGAAGCCGGCCGATCCGTTCGCGACGGGTGGCTTTGTATTCCCGGATGAGGATCCCGCTCCCGCGCCTGCGGAAGAGGACGGTGGCGCCGAGGGCGAGACCCCGGCCGAAGAAGAAACCCCGGCGCCCGCGCCGGAACCCGAACCCGCCGGTCCGACCGACAGCGGTGAAATTCTCAAGCAGGTGCTCGGCAGCGAGAAACTCGATGTCTTCCTCCGGATCGACGTCGTCCAATTCCTCGAACCCAAGACGCCCTGA
- a CDS encoding Amuc_1102 family pilus-like protein, with protein sequence MKNFLSTLRMAALAGGALLFIGASDSLNAQGKVSVGKLEFDNLPSPDLQGTKNKSFKPKDWLEVEVGITIPAQNKTMLDSGFVDRVLVKWYVAIKEKASGRPMLLTKDINHINVPIDEEFFSSVYLSPNTLKRLTGSDRAGKSAVEAIAVEVLLNGVKVAEESEKMKSGWWNSPSLARGDRFPLLNKSETPFKMYWWDRYAEIEEER encoded by the coding sequence ATGAAAAACTTCCTATCGACCCTTCGTATGGCCGCGCTCGCCGGTGGCGCGCTGCTTTTCATCGGCGCCTCCGATTCGCTGAACGCCCAAGGCAAGGTCTCCGTCGGCAAGCTTGAGTTCGACAATCTTCCCTCGCCGGATCTCCAAGGCACCAAGAACAAGTCGTTCAAACCGAAGGACTGGCTCGAGGTCGAAGTCGGCATCACCATCCCGGCACAGAACAAGACGATGCTCGATTCGGGCTTCGTCGATCGCGTGCTCGTGAAATGGTACGTCGCGATCAAAGAGAAGGCGAGTGGCAGGCCGATGCTCCTGACGAAGGACATCAATCACATCAACGTGCCGATCGATGAGGAGTTCTTCAGCTCGGTCTATCTTTCGCCGAATACCCTCAAGCGCCTGACCGGAAGTGACCGCGCGGGCAAGAGTGCGGTCGAAGCCATCGCGGTTGAGGTGCTGCTCAACGGCGTGAAGGTTGCGGAGGAGAGCGAAAAGATGAAGAGCGGATGGTGGAACTCGCCGAGCCTTGCCCGCGGCGATCGCTTCCCGCTCCTCAACAAGTCCGAGACACCATTCAAGATGTACTGGTGGGACCGCTACGCCGAGATCGAGGAAGAGCGCTGA
- a CDS encoding LptF/LptG family permease, producing MRRFIIPILLAGAGFALAGKLVPAEQTAVNEHLASFPDADVWTHQLRPAVLTGICMIPAVAALFYCLGGTIARYVTRQFLALLAVTFGGLAVIWLLVDFQDNLEEMKASQDVANTALRLYAARLPELTVTLLPYALLLSLLFCLGRLSSSREIVAMIQSGRGLARLTFPFMLAGLLSAFLCAGLNYHWAPRANAAEKKILDTARGLDETAAEVVMFRNPRKPRLWMVGSFPPDYQKGAPLKRVRVVRETPDSKLKSVLIARTASWSPSTGAWSFEDATVRDVPEGDPQPPPLYRTDLPNPYVVKTWRETPAEIIQPGLPANQLGIPDLAGWLASNEGRKPSTKAPYLTQWHHRFAQPFNCLIVVLLATPLGVVFSRRGTSGGVAIAVFLAAGLLFLTTFCLSLGDAGHLQPVIAAWLPNLVFGILALYLFRRRLAGRPIYQTIRRLIPNEA from the coding sequence ATGCGGCGTTTCATCATCCCCATCCTGCTCGCCGGCGCCGGCTTCGCGCTGGCCGGCAAGCTGGTCCCCGCCGAGCAGACCGCGGTCAACGAACACCTCGCGAGCTTTCCCGACGCCGACGTCTGGACCCACCAGCTGAGACCGGCGGTGCTGACCGGCATTTGCATGATCCCGGCCGTCGCCGCGCTATTCTACTGCCTCGGCGGCACCATCGCCCGCTACGTCACCCGCCAGTTCCTCGCGCTGCTCGCCGTGACCTTCGGCGGATTGGCGGTGATCTGGCTGCTGGTCGACTTCCAGGACAACCTTGAGGAAATGAAGGCGAGCCAGGACGTCGCCAATACGGCACTCCGGCTCTACGCGGCCCGCCTCCCCGAGCTCACCGTCACCCTGCTGCCCTATGCCCTGCTGCTTTCGTTGCTGTTCTGCCTCGGCCGGCTGTCGTCCTCGCGGGAAATCGTGGCCATGATCCAGAGCGGCCGCGGCCTCGCCCGACTGACCTTCCCCTTCATGCTGGCCGGACTGCTGTCCGCCTTCCTCTGCGCCGGGCTGAACTACCACTGGGCGCCGCGCGCCAATGCCGCCGAGAAGAAGATCCTCGATACAGCCCGCGGGCTCGATGAAACCGCCGCCGAGGTCGTGATGTTCCGCAATCCGCGGAAACCCCGGCTGTGGATGGTCGGCAGCTTTCCGCCCGACTACCAGAAGGGTGCTCCGCTCAAAAGGGTCCGGGTGGTCCGGGAGACGCCCGACTCGAAACTCAAGAGCGTGCTCATCGCGCGCACCGCATCGTGGAGCCCCAGCACCGGTGCTTGGTCATTTGAGGATGCCACCGTCCGCGATGTCCCGGAGGGCGACCCGCAACCGCCTCCCCTCTATCGCACCGACCTGCCCAACCCCTACGTGGTGAAAACCTGGCGCGAGACCCCGGCGGAGATCATCCAACCCGGCCTGCCGGCCAACCAACTGGGCATTCCCGACCTCGCGGGCTGGCTGGCGTCGAACGAAGGCCGCAAGCCCTCCACCAAGGCGCCCTACCTCACCCAGTGGCATCACCGGTTCGCCCAGCCCTTCAACTGCCTGATCGTCGTCCTGCTCGCGACCCCGCTCGGAGTCGTCTTCTCCCGACGCGGCACATCCGGTGGCGTGGCCATCGCGGTGTTCCTCGCGGCCGGTCTGCTTTTCCTCACGACCTTCTGCCTCAGCCTCGGTGACGCCGGCCACCTTCAACCCGTGATCGCCGCCTGGCTGCCGAACCTTGTCTTCGGGATTCTCGCGCTCTACCTCTTCCGCCGCCGACTCGCCGGGCGACCGATCTACCAGACGATCCGCCGCCTGATCCCGAACGAGGCCTGA
- a CDS encoding type I 3-dehydroquinate dehydratase has translation MARSPLVLESGRPLVVGSIGNSENLERVSPEEASEACDLVEIRLDLLDPNTIGEKPWRKFAELPLLFTARCQTEGGAAGLTPDDRVKRVLAALDDASLVDIELASASTMRPLLGELEKRGIPWVASFHDFHGVPSISELSARSKAARQAGAAAFKAAIELGWRMEQLGPLALFLQRSGDYPVSLMGMGPLAPVSRVLFAQVGSVLNYGYLGNAPTAPGQWSALRLKEAIESVQKAG, from the coding sequence GTGGCCCGTTCCCCGCTCGTCCTCGAATCCGGCCGACCGCTTGTCGTCGGCAGCATCGGCAACTCCGAAAACCTCGAGCGGGTCAGCCCCGAAGAGGCCTCGGAAGCCTGCGATCTGGTCGAGATCCGGCTCGACCTGCTGGACCCTAACACCATCGGGGAGAAGCCATGGCGGAAGTTCGCCGAACTCCCCCTCCTTTTCACCGCCCGTTGCCAGACCGAAGGGGGTGCCGCGGGGCTGACGCCCGACGACCGGGTGAAACGCGTCCTTGCGGCGCTCGATGACGCATCTCTGGTCGATATCGAGCTCGCTTCGGCTTCGACGATGCGCCCGCTGTTGGGCGAGTTGGAGAAGCGTGGAATCCCGTGGGTCGCCTCGTTTCACGACTTCCACGGAGTGCCTTCGATTTCCGAACTCTCGGCTCGCAGCAAAGCCGCGAGGCAGGCGGGCGCGGCCGCCTTCAAGGCCGCCATCGAGCTTGGCTGGCGGATGGAACAGCTGGGACCCCTCGCCCTTTTCCTGCAGCGCAGCGGTGACTATCCGGTGTCCCTGATGGGCATGGGGCCGCTGGCCCCAGTCTCCAGGGTGCTCTTCGCACAGGTCGGGTCGGTGCTGAACTACGGCTACCTCGGCAATGCTCCGACCGCACCGGGGCAATGGAGCGCACTCCGGCTCAAGGAAGCGATCGAGTCGGTGCAGAAGGCCGGCTGA
- a CDS encoding protein-L-isoaspartate(D-aspartate) O-methyltransferase, giving the protein MDYSVERERMLRDQLMARGIDDPRVLDAMAAVPRECFVPEESHGLAYDDHPIPIGYGQTISQPYIVALMTQLLRLPDRATVLEIGSGGGYQTAILAHIADRVCAIERDPRLAERARETLDGLGFGHFEIHVGDGFDGWPDESAQFDGILIACAPDHLPEKPAAALKPGARMIVPIGPEGGMQELNIVTRQSDGRLKTEVHSHVRFVPMV; this is encoded by the coding sequence ATGGACTACTCGGTCGAGCGCGAACGGATGCTCCGCGACCAGTTGATGGCCCGGGGCATCGACGACCCGCGGGTGCTCGATGCGATGGCGGCCGTGCCGCGCGAATGCTTCGTCCCCGAAGAGTCCCACGGGCTGGCTTACGACGACCACCCGATCCCGATCGGCTACGGCCAGACGATCTCGCAGCCCTACATCGTCGCGCTGATGACCCAACTGCTCCGGCTGCCCGATCGCGCCACCGTGCTCGAGATCGGCTCCGGCGGCGGCTACCAGACCGCCATCCTCGCTCACATCGCCGACCGCGTCTGCGCGATCGAACGCGATCCGAGACTGGCAGAACGCGCCCGCGAAACGCTCGACGGGCTCGGCTTCGGCCACTTCGAAATCCACGTCGGCGACGGCTTCGACGGCTGGCCGGACGAGTCGGCTCAATTCGACGGAATCCTGATCGCCTGCGCGCCCGATCACTTGCCCGAAAAGCCCGCGGCAGCCCTCAAACCGGGTGCCCGCATGATCGTCCCCATCGGACCGGAAGGCGGGATGCAGGAGCTCAACATCGTCACGCGGCAATCCGACGGCAGGCTGAAGACCGAAGTGCACAGCCACGTCCGCTTCGTCCCGATGGTCTGA